AGCGTGTCTTTTTGCTTCTTGCTCCGTATCTGCGGCTATTATACCTACCCCGACCATGACATGTGGCTTATCCAATGCCTCGGAAGGGCGGAAGCCGGTACGATATAGCTCTAATGCTGGAAGTAAATAATCCGGAGCAAAATGGCTGGCGAATGCGAAAGGTAGTCCGAGCTGTGCAGCAAGCTGAGCACTGAACCCGCTTGAGCCCAGCAGCCAAATCGGAATATTGAGGCCTTCACCCGGTATAGCGCGAACGGCAGTGTTAATAGAGGCTTCGGGAGGGTTAAAATAAGAGCGAAGCTCACTCAGAAGGGCAGGGAAGTCTTCCCCGCCTGCACCTAATCCACGGCGTAATACTCGTGAAGCGGCTTGATCAGAGCCCGGAGCTCTACCCAGACCTAGATCAATTCGATTAGGGAATAAGGATTCCAATGTTCCGAACTGCTCTGCTATAACTAATGGAGCGTGGTTGGGTAGCATGATGCCGCCTGATCCTACTCGTATTGTTGAAGTACCAGCTGCGATATGGCCAATGACGACGGAAGTAGCTGAGCTAGCTAT
This portion of the Cohnella abietis genome encodes:
- a CDS encoding LLM class flavin-dependent oxidoreductase translates to MTSSQPAQPVTFSVLDLASITMGSTPAVSLQHSLDLARHAEKWGYHRFWLAEHHNMPGIASSATSVVIGHIAAGTSTIRVGSGGIMLPNHAPLVIAEQFGTLESLFPNRIDLGLGRAPGSDQAASRVLRRGLGAGGEDFPALLSELRSYFNPPEASINTAVRAIPGEGLNIPIWLLGSSGFSAQLAAQLGLPFAFASHFAPDYLLPALELYRTGFRPSEALDKPHVMVGVGIIAADTEQEAKRHATSQQQAFLNMIRGRFGQLPPPVESMDGLWSPHEEAALLKQFSYSVVGNPEQVKTKLQAIINETGADELIMASQIFDHSARLRSYEIISEVREQLSR